CGGGTATTcttgtgttttttttgttctcttcttttttctataAGAAAAAATAGTGTTGACCATGCAGCAACCGCTTAAACTGAATTAGTAGCGGCATCGCCATCCTTCCTGGGCACACTCGAAGGCTGGTGATCCTTCTCACCAACGGCGTGCTCAGAGTTGGTCTCATCACCGCTCTCgtcctcggcggcgggggctcTAGGCGCAAACGTGGGAGCGTAGGCAGACTTGGCGCGGATGCGGTGGCCATAGTAcaggaagatgatggggatgggcACGAGCGCGGCGGCAACACAACCAAGGAGAGTGGAAGCCCACTGGATACCCATGCCCTTGAACATGTAGGTGGAGAAGAGCGGGAAACCGGCACCGGCGAGCGAACGAAGGAAGGTGTTGCCAGCGATGGCGGAGGCAGCGAACATGAGGTAGGAGTCGACCAGGTAGTTAAGGGCctggaggaagatggaggccAGACCAAAACCGGAGAGAATACCGGAGAGGGTGGGGACAATCCAGTGAACCTTGCCGCTGTAGCCAGACCAGCCGAACCAGAACAGACCGGCGGAAAAGGCAACACCGCCAGCAATGACGCTGGGGAGACGCCATTCGGGGATGGGGACACCGTTGTTGGCGTTGAGCTTGCGCATGTACCACGGCTGCTGCAGAAGGATGGTGACACCGGCGAGGATCTGACCCGTGATCATGCCGAAGAAAGTGAGGCCAGAAACACCAGGAGTCATGTGGTAGACACCCTGGAAGACAATAGGGTAGGCCGTCAGGAAGAGATACAGGATGCCGTAGATGAAGGCCATGtagatggagaggagggcgaCGATGGGCTCTCCGAAAAGGAGACGCAGGGGACGCGAAAAGTTCTTCGATACAAGCTCCTTGAAGTCAATCTCAATCTCCTCTTGCTTGGCGTGGATGCCCCAGTTGAGAGTGCGGCGGCGGAGCTCGGAGGCCTTCTTGACCAGGATCTGGGGAGGGTAGGTCTCGTGCATGAAGAGCAGGTCCAGGCCGAAGGCGAGGAAGGCCATGAAGGAGACAATGTACTCGGTCCAGCGCCAGCCAAGGTAAGATGTCGAAATGAAGCCACCGATGAAGGGAGCCATCATAGGACCGGTGAAGACTGTCATGGAAAACAGGGTAATGGCGATACCTCTCGTCCTGTTGTCGAACATGTCTGAGAAAACAGCAGCGACGACAGCCAGTGGGCAGGCGCCAAAGAAGCCACCGAAGAAGCgagtgatgaggatggttTGGAGATCCTTGGCGGTAGCCGTGGCGATACTGAAGATGGCCATACCAAACATGCCGATAACGATAGGAAGCTTACGGCCCTTCAATTCGGACAGAGGCGCCCATAGTGTAGGACCAAACGCGAAACCCAGAACGTAGAAAGAGACACCGAGAATACCAACCGTCTGGTTGACGTGGTAGATCCTGGCAATGGAGCTGGTTGCCGAAGAGAAGATAGATGAACCGAACGCCGCAACAAGTGAAGTATATCCGAGCATAGCGGCACTCCAGAACCTGAGCGAGTCACGTTAATCTTTTAAATCCTGATAACTAGCCAGCCGGAGGTGTTTCAACTTACTTCTTCTTGAAAGGCCAGTTCATGGCGTGCAAGGGATCGTCGGGACCGTCAAACTCAACCACATACTCATCCGGGTCGGGCAGCTGGGGTGGGTAGGGCTTTCCGGCGCCGAAGGGCGGGAGAGGCTTTTCGGACCTCCTGCTCGTCCTGGTATTCCTGGTTCCTGACCTTCCCACAGTGCCGCTGTGCTGACTCCTCTGCGTCTGGATGCGACTAAGCTCGGTAGGGTGCCTCTCAAGATCGTGCTGTGTCGAAACACCGCTCATGCGTCTCGCTCTCCTTTGCCTCTCCTCGGAAGATGAAGTCGAAACCGACGACGTCGACATCACTCGCTCAACCTCATCGCTACGGCGAGCGAGAGACTCCTGACCGGCAAACTCCATGGGCGAGGCGTCGATCTCGGCGGCCGCAATCTCGCGGTCGGCTTCGGTGAGGGGCATGGCGACTTTTGTGTGTATGGGTTGCTGAATGTATGCCGTGAGTGATTGTTGACCGGTTGCTGAGGACCGGATTGATGCCAGAACctaacctatatattattataggcaGGTGGCAAATGGTATAAGTTGACTAATGTACTTTTTGTTCTTTGTACACGAGACACACGGCAAGTGAGAACGGAAGAACTGGGGACTTGATGATGAACCTCGGCTCGGGTCGAGTCGATCAACAAGCCAACAGACGGAAAGTAACTTTTTATTCCTAAACTGGAACCTTGTGCTCACTTTTGGTTGAAGAGGGGTAGGGGTAGATGAAGTGAAGAAAAAGGTCAGGTTTCAACTACAGACTAGATCGTTCATccggggaaggagaggaaggtatACATAGGTAGTGAGGGGGGATCCCTTGCCGTATAAATAATGAATGACGTGCACAATTCGGAAGGGGACTTTCTCAGGGCCGTATCGGTACCTTTTTTCGGTTCTTGGGCCTCCAGGCCAAGGACACCAACGAAGGAGCAGGGGTGTGTATACCGTATCGACTGCACTACTTATGTATGGATCTCATGGGTTCTCTCATGGGTTCTCTCGGGCAAGATCCACTGCCAGCCCACCGTACCCACAATTCCACAAACTGGAGCCTGGCCTTCAGAGATTTTCGCAGAGCCATTCGTGACgggttgtgtgtgtggtgggcTGATGGCGGGCATGTTCTCCGTGTTTTTTTATGAAAGGGGCCCGGGACTCGGCACTCGCTTCTGCCCCTATCGCCGGTTTCTGTGTGCAGGCGGTTATTCGGTTGGGTTGGTGCTGCAGTGCTACAGTACAGGGAACCATTACAAGCAGGAGATGATACAATAGATCCTAGCTGCCAGAAAGAAGCCGCGGTTGGGCGGCATCCCCGACCCTGCCAAGTTGAACCAAATAAGATTTGCTGCAGAAAATGGGCGCCGGCAAGATCGGGGTCAATATATTCAAAAGCAGCTACGTGGAGTACTGACTGATATCTTTTGCGTTGTTCTGTGGTGCGTGGATCGAAGgcgagaaagaaaaacaaaaaaaaaacaaaaaaagaaaaaaaaatgtggCAGTGGCGGGGCAATCGTTGGCAAAGTGGAAAGGCAACTGAAAGGCGGGAAGGCGGGCCTCCATCACTCCGCGTGCCGTGGCCTGCATCCATTCATTATAAATCGCCTAGTCTTCTGCGATCGTCGACTGGAGTAGTGTAAACCTTTCATCTCCGCGATGCGCTGATGGGAGGCCGGGACATGGGTTCTGGTAACCCCTCGAATGGCGGTGTCAGGCCCAACTCTTCAGTCCAGTCCGAGCAGGACGAGGGAGTTCAGGCCTCGGAACGGTAACCTCTGCATAGTAAGCGGCTTCAGACAGAAGATAAACCCACCGGCACCCACCGGCACCCACCGGGACCACTTCAGGTTGGGGACCACTTTGGGAAGCCAGACCGCAAGCGTGGAATGGCGGAATGAGACATTGCCCGTCCAGGGGTTGTGCGTGTTGTGACAACTCGGCATCGTATGTACTTGTATGTAATgtaaagaataaaattaagtagaagaagaagaagaagaagaaaagacgTCCAACCGTTTGCCGAATGTCGAGGTCGTGCTTGGTGAGAGACTCCGGCTGCaagagtggtggtggtgtgggttGTGTTGTTCAGTCAGCGGTGATACTGTAAGCTCGTATTTGTgggcttcccttcccttgtAGCGAGCGAATGCACGACCGAAATTCCCAGTCGTTCCCGTGGCGCAAAGTCGCAAATCGAACCCGCCGCAGAGTGCCGGCGGTTGGTTCCAGCTCCAACAGCGATCAATGAACAGAAGAAGACATTCCGTCCGGATGTTGTGCTTgcgcttgtgcttgtgctgaGGGGAGTGCTGTGGCCCGCTTTCGGATTTGTCAGTTTTTATGCTGTCaagtacactagtgtagtgtagtctGTCGAGACAACCGCCAATCTGGCCAGCAAGGTTTCCCCGTTTGGGGTTTTGGCGATGGGAGATAGCTTATATCCGGGAGCCGATGGTCTCAGCTTGACACAAAAACTGAATGCTGTCACGTCTTGGCTTTTTGTGCTTTTTGTGCTGCCGAGGCTGCGGAATTACGTCAAAGGGCTGAGACGTAACTAGGTAACGGTTGCTGAAGTGAGTGGTGGCAGCCAAGAGTGCGGATGTGGCTTCAGTTCTGTCGGGTTATCGGGACAGGTCTGCcacagtagtgtagtgccGTGTGCCCCGTGTCTTCCACTTGTCTCGATCGCTGTCTGGTATCATGGCCTCTTTATCATGAATTTGCTCAATGGTGATCACAGATTGATAGTCGATGTGTTGGCGTTGAACTTGtgctcatcctcttcacatCGCACCCCTTGTACAGTGTGAGGATAACCACCCGGGGGTCTTCCCTGTGCATAAAATTCCGTCTTTGCCGCGAATCCGGCCCAAATCTAGCCTACCGCTGCATACATACCTTCCATTGGTAAGTAAAAATCCATTGCAAAGACGCTGGGATGGAAGCCGGTGATGGTTGCATGTTGCATGGAGCATCTATCGGTGAGCAATAAGCCGAACTCAACTCTGTGGCTCTGCCGCTCAGCCGTGAACCTACACTAACTTCTGAAGCAGGAGCGGAGCGGGAATAGGCCGAGGCTTGGCCGCCGGAACCCACTCGGGCCACTCCTTGTCCACTTTTGCCGTTCTTGAGAAATGCAGGAGAAGGGCGGGAGATGCGACGAGATGCGACGAGAAGGTGCAGAAGGTGCCACGGCAACGGTGGGTGCCAAGTGCCAAGTGGAACATGATGCAGCCCAACGTCGAGTGGCTCCGTCTCTATTTGGGCTTCAGCCATTGAAGACAACGGACGGAGTGATATGGGAATCTCCAATTGCTTGTTGGAAAAGTTACTTCTCTCTTGCAGTTCACATCCTGATTCAGACAGTGCGTGATGCCATTCCCGAACAAAAAGGCTTAAAAAATATTCCACTGCCATGTGCGTTTTGCGTGGGCGCATTTCCACTTACACTAGTTCTCGGCAAGGATTCTGAACGTTGCCCAGCGATCCGCCAATTTCCGAGAATAACCGAGgcacacaacaacaacaacaacaacaaaagaacTTTCATCGCTGACACCGTTGTCCGAGTCGTCCCTGTATCCCGTCCCACCGGTTGGGAAATTAGAGAAAAAGTTTTCATCAGACTAGCGAAGGCACGACTGGGATCTAGGGACGATTTCTCACAGTCCAAGCGGCTACTGTATTGCCATCCAAAACTAGCCGCCGTATTCAACCTAGAGCTTTGATGTGTATGTAATTGAAGACACGACAACGTCTATGGAGATGTTGCACCGCACGCCTTGCTGAGATCGCcgcaaagtaaacaaacaaatAGTAAATGGAAAAACTTTAGCCAAGCTTCAAGCACCATGTCACACACACTAGATGCAACCCTTACCGCACCCCCCAGTCATCCGCTTCTAGAAGGGTCGCCGCATCTTCCAAGCTCAGCCCTGCGGTTTCAGGGTATACCGTCCAAATCAGGCCATACCCAACCGCGCAGATCACTGCGTACAGGACAAACGTCCAAGACGGCGACAAGGCCTCCATCAGCGGAAGGAACGTCAGTCCAATCACAAAGTTGGCGCTCCAGTTGGTCGCTGTTGCAACACCACTGCCCACTGACCGAACACTCAGTGAGAAGAGCTCGCTCTGCATCCAGGGCACATTGCCCAGTCCGATGGCATAGCCAGCCACATAAATCATGATGCTCGCCAAAATAATGACGGCCCCGCCCTGACCTCCCGTTGTCGAGGGCGAGCTGGTCTCTGAATTCGGGAGCTCGATGAACGAAAAGCCATAGCCGGCAAGCACCAGACCTGCAATCATAAAGGGAAGAGACCAGAGTAGAATGCGTCTCCTTCCCACCCGGTCGATCAACACCAGGGCAACTAAGGTGAAGGCAAAGTTGGTGACTGCAACGACTAGCGAGGTCAAAGTCGGCTCTGAAAACCCCACCATCGTGAATATCGTGGCCGAGAAGTACATGAGCGAGTtctaaagaaaaaaaaaaaaaaaaaaaaaaattgttaGCACAAGTGGCCCATCAATAAGGCGGTACAGTGTCACGGTCGCAGCCCGGGTTACTCACAAATCCGCACAGCTGCTGAAGACCCTGGAGGAGACAAGCAATTGCCAATGCCCGTCTGTTCCTCCTCACCCTGATCAGTTCCCGCATAGCCTCCATCCACGCATTCACTGCATTCCCATTTGCATACCCGGCCCCGGCGCCACCCAGTCTCATAGCCGTAGCCTCCTCTCTCACCTCAATCTCGATGCTCTTCAACACAGCATCCACTTCCCTCCTCGTCGACGGATCCTGCGCATCATCCCCCGCGGCAATCTTAGCAATCACCGCTCTTGCCTCTTGCGACCTTCCGTCCTTCACCAACCACCTCGGGCTCTCCGGCATCCACAACAAGATGACCACCTGACAAACCGCCGGCACCGCGCCCAACCCGACCATCCATCTCCACCCCGTCGTCTCCGGACTACCATACGTCCCAAAGATCCAGCCTACCACGTACGCAACCACCTGCCCAAGCGTGATAAACACAATGTTCATCGTCACCAACCGGCCGCGGTGCGTCGCAGGCGCCAGCTCGGCAATGTACAGCGGCGTCACGAAGCTGGCGGCGCCGATGGCTATGCCGACAACCGACCGCCCAATTACCATGACCTCGACGGTCCGGCTGGCGGCCTGGCAGAGGGcgccgatgatgaagagggtgTCGGCGAAGAGGACAACGCGCTTGCGGCCCCGGTCGTCGGCGAGCGCGGAGGCGAAGGGTAGCGCGAGCAGGGCGAAGAGGGAGGTGCATGAGGTGATGACGGATTTGTCGAGCGAGGTCAGGGGCCGGTGCGAGAGGGAGGTACCGATAGAGACAAGGGTGGCGCTTATTACGCCTGTGTCGTCTGGGTAAGGGGTAAGTGTGTTAGTCTCTGGTACTCATGTGTCATGTTCCATTGACAGAGAGGGTACAAGTTGGTAGCACTAGAAATGGGAAAGGTACAACGTAGGGGAGGTGTaggctgctgttgttgttattgggTAACGTACAGCCGAAGAGTAGACCGCTTATTCCGGCGGAAAAGGTGAGTAGCCAGATGAACAGGCCGGGCGGTGATATGTGCTGTTTCCCTCCCCGGGAATCATGCGCATGTTCGACATCATGGCTGCCATCATCTTGGTCCCTCTCCGTCGATTGAGTGTTGGCGATCAAGGGCTCTTCTGGGTTGTCTGTCATGATGCCGTGTCGTTGCTGCTGTTCATGTCATGGGACTGGATGTTGTCAAGTGGAACTTTCTCGGTCGCAAACAATACCTAAGGCACGTTTAGTATGGGGTGCGGTAAGGCTGAAGGATGATCGTTGGCAAGCGATATTAATGATGCCCTGTGATGTGCAGTAGTCGGAGGTTCCAGTACCTTGCACT
The Neurospora crassa OR74A linkage group II, whole genome shotgun sequence DNA segment above includes these coding regions:
- a CDS encoding major facilitator superfamily transporter; protein product: MPLTEADREIAAAEIDASPMEFAGQESLARRSDEVERVMSTSSVSTSSSEERQRRARRMSGVSTQHDLERHPTELSRIQTQRSQHSGTVGRSGTRNTRTSRRSEKPLPPFGAGKPYPPQLPDPDEYVVEFDGPDDPLHAMNWPFKKKFWSAAMLGYTSLVAAFGSSIFSSATSSIARIYHVNQTVGILGVSFYVLGFAFGPTLWAPLSELKGRKLPIVIGMFGMAIFSIATATAKDLQTILITRFFGGFFGACPLAVVAAVFSDMFDNRTRGIAITLFSMTVFTGPMMAPFIGGFISTSYLGWRWTEYIVSFMAFLAFGLDLLFMHETYPPQILVKKASELRRRTLNWGIHAKQEEIEIDFKELVSKNFSRPLRLLFGEPIVALLSIYMAFIYGILYLFLTAYPIVFQGVYHMTPGVSGLTFFGMITGQILAGVTILLQQPWYMRKLNANNGVPIPEWRLPSVIAGGVAFSAGLFWFGWSGYSGKVHWIVPTLSGILSGFGLASIFLQALNYLVDSYLMFAASAIAGNTFLRSLAGAGFPLFSTYMFKGMGIQWASTLLGCVAAALVPIPIIFLYYGHRIRAKSAYAPTFAPRAPAAEDESGDETNSEHAVGEKDHQPSSVPRKDGDAATNSV
- a CDS encoding MFS myo-inositol transporter, giving the protein MTDNPEEPLIANTQSTERDQDDGSHDVEHAHDSRGGKQHISPPGLFIWLLTFSAGISGLLFGYDTGVISATLVSIGTSLSHRPLTSLDKSVITSCTSLFALLALPFASALADDRGRKRVVLFADTLFIIGALCQAASRTVEVMVIGRSVVGIAIGAASFVTPLYIAELAPATHRGRLVTMNIVFITLGQVVAYVVGWIFGTYGSPETTGWRWMVGLGAVPAVCQVVILLWMPESPRWLVKDGRSQEARAVIAKIAAGDDAQDPSTRREVDAVLKSIEIEVREEATAMRLGGAGAGYANGNAVNAWMEAMRELIRVRRNRRALAIACLLQGLQQLCGFNSLMYFSATIFTMVGFSEPTLTSLVVAVTNFAFTLVALVLIDRVGRRRILLWSLPFMIAGLVLAGYGFSFIELPNSETSSPSTTGGQGGAVIILASIMIYVAGYAIGLGNVPWMQSELFSLSVRSVGSGVATATNWSANFVIGLTFLPLMEALSPSWTFVLYAVICAVGYGLIWTVYPETAGLSLEDAATLLEADDWGVR